One Aethina tumida isolate Nest 87 chromosome 5, icAetTumi1.1, whole genome shotgun sequence genomic window carries:
- the LOC109600432 gene encoding probable E3 SUMO-protein ligase RNF212: protein MDWVHCNKCSIKYISNIKFMLTECGHIFCETCIKQIKQEKTCTICKKSCKNFMPLSKEMDTNFQQFFLPFDQVMKRTLEVYNFQHLQKNRLLQNMCAKYNMAKKENVKLHQIIKKLHTENETLRSVANYRGNNRVPYMTSTPMSMQTQSSLMNPDGTYLSSGQRRRNGGPIRTPWSGQFNRASETDGRMYPSPQMDQWLFGLQFAW, encoded by the exons atggaTTGGGTTCATTGCAATAAGTGTTCCATTAAGTACATttccaacataaaatttatgctCACTGAATGCGGTCATATTTTTTGCGAAACATGTATAAAACAGATAA aaCAGGAGAAAACGTGCACAATTTGCAAAAAGTCATGCAAAAATTTTATGCCCCTTTCGAAGGAGATGGATACGAATTTCCAACAATTCTTTCTCCCTTTTGATCAGGTTATGAAAAGGACTCTGGAG gtctACAACTTTCAACATTTGCAAAAAAATAGACTACTTCAGAATATGTGCGCCAAATATAACATGGCCAAAAAGGAAAACGTAAAACTGCATcagatcataaaaaaattacatacggAAAATGAAACGTTACGTTCCGTGGCTaat taTCGGGGCAACAACAGAGTTCCATATATGACCAGTACACCCATGAGTATGCAAACACAGAGTTCTCTAATGAATCCGGATGGTACGTATTTGTCCTCCGGTCAAAGAAGAAGAAATGGTGGCCCAATTCGGACACCTTGGTCAGGTCAGTTTAATCGAGCGTCGGAAACGGACGGGAGAATGTACCCTTCCCCACAAATG GATCAATGGTTATTTGGCTTACAATTTGCATGGTAA
- the LOC109600430 gene encoding type II inositol 1,4,5-trisphosphate 5-phosphatase, with amino-acid sequence MTAFHQDILNVVQAKFLSTEIVKCIHLNVSLVDSPLSKFYRIFALVEYNKSFALFVLISEKKLPKGITDLSIETVIPINQYFSCDTELIPDNQRFLVFIAKYKQVSLKYKIEIGLESSKFASEVIRSKEITNSSDSPLNTTWCDKYTLDNKMEDDSLVTLRPNTSSLNLSAGKRESVLKYQLKLKEPDYTRKEEYTIFCGTWNVNGQPPPTERLTDWLHCDRAPDIYAVGFQEIDLSKEAFLFNDTPREAEWYNLVTATINTEPNMYKSVAIARLVGILLIVYIKKEHISYIKNVSIDTVGTGILGKMGNKGGVGVSFTLNNTTMCFVCSHLAAHVEEVERRNQDYKDIISRMNFKKCPMTIREHDQVYWLGDLNYRINKYTNLEVKSFIRNGDYTPLLQKDQLNEQRDLGNTFMDFQEGQINFQPTYKFNKDSDVYDTSEKARPPAWTDRILWRGRYIYLRKYDSHMKVKMGDHKPVSAFFVAEISVIDEAKYKEIHEELLRKMDKQENEYLPQVTIDKVEFNFDLIKFEEPQVQELIIANTGVVPAEFEFIKKLDDDSYCKDWLKINPFCGSINPGEKCDVRLEMTMNSNVQKLYDILVLHLKGGKDMFITISGNVQKSCFFAPISMLCRIPLPIMRLSDEQWKQAEQLESPIIYCIPREMFLLVDHLYRHGLKTKDLFESSSLHELISIRDWLDFGSLDPFPGSVQAAAESLLLFLTHTKEPVIPYEHHDSCIAASNNFHTSKQIIIQKLPDLHRNVFMYMCMFLQELLRFSSENGFDAKTLALIFGDALLRDKILNSKPQASRGKSNFIYNFLVNDLSSLVNPIK; translated from the exons ATGACAGCTTTCCATCAAGATATACTGAATGTTGTGCAGGCGAAATTTTTATCTACGGAAATAGTTAAATGT ATACATCTCAATGTTTCTTTAGTTGACAGTCCTTTGAGTAAGTTTTATAGGATATTTGCACTGGTAGAGTACAACAAATCCTTTGCTTTATTTGTACTGATCTCAGAGAAGAAACTTCCAAAAGGCATTACGGACTTATCTATTGAAACAGTTATAcctattaatcaatatttttcatgtg ataCTGAGTTGATCCCCGACAACCAAAGATTTTTAGTGTTTATTGCGAAATATAAACAAGTcagtttaaaatacaaaattgaaattggatTGGAAAGTTCAAAGTTTGCATCTGAGGTTATCCGTTCAAAAGAAA TTACAAACAGCAGTGATTCACCATTAAATACAACTTGGTgtgataaatatacattagACAATAAAATGGAGGATGATAGCTTAGTTACACTCAGACCAAACACATCCAGTTTAAATCTAAGTGCAGGCAAAAGGGAATCAGTCCTAAAGtatcaacttaaattaaaagaaccaGATTACACAAGAAAAGAAGAATATAC aatattttgtgGAACATGGAATGTAAACGGACAACCACCTCCCACAGAAAGACTTACAGATTGGCTTCATTGTGATAGAGCACCAGATATTTATGCTGTTGGATTTCAAGAGATTGATTTAAGTAAGGAagcttttttgtttaatgacACGCCAAGGGAAGCAGAGTGGTA taatcttGTGACAGCTACAATAAACACTGAGCCGAACATGTACAAATCTGTTGCCATTGCAAGACTTGtcggaatattattaatagtatatataaaaaaagagcACATCAGTTACATTAAAAACGTGTCAATAGATACTGTTGGCACAGGAATTTTGGGGAAAATG GGAAATAAGGGTGGTGTAGGAGTgagttttactttaaataatacaacaatGTGTTTTGTATGTAGCCACTTGGCAGCACATGTGGAGGAGGTTGAGAGAAGAAATCAAGATTATAAAGACATTATCAGTAGGAtgaactttaaaaaatgtcctATGACTATAAGGGAACATGA TCAAGTATATTGGTTGGGCGacttaaattatagaattaataaatatacaaatcttGAAGTGAAGagttttattagaaatggAGATTACACACCACTCCTACAAAAGGATCAGCTTAATGAGCAAAGAGATTTGGGAAATACTTTCATG GATTTTCAAGAGGGTCAGATCAATTTTCAACCAActtacaaatttaacaaagatTCTGATGTGTATGACACAAGTGAAAAAGCTAGACCTCCTGCTTGGACGGACCGAATTTTGTGGAGAG gtcgatatatttatttacgaaaATACGACAGCCACATGAAGGTGAAGATGGGCGATCACAAGCCGGTTAGCGCCTTTTTTGTCGCTGAAATAAGCGTAATTGATGAGGCTAAATATAAGGAAATTCACGAGGAGCTGCTTAGAAAGATGGACAAACAAGAAAACGAGTATTTACCTCAGGTCACAATAGATAAAGTCGAGTTCAACTTTGATCTCATCAAATTTGAGGAACCTCAAGTACAGGAATTAATAATTGCCAACACGGGTGTT GTACCAGCGgagtttgaatttattaaaaaattagacgaTGACAGTTATTGCAAGGACTGGCTAAAAATTAATCCGTTTTGCGGCAGCATAAATCCAG gaGAAAAATGCGACGTAAGATTAGAAATGACGATGAATTCGAATGTACAGAAACTCTATGACATTCTTGTACTCCATTTAAAAGGTGGGAAAGATATGTTTATAACGATAAGTGGGAACGTACAGAAGTCCTGTTTTTTCGCACCTATTTCAATGCTATGTAGAATTCCATTACCCATTATGCGTTTATCTGACGAACAGTGGAAGCAAGCG GAACAACTTGAGTCACCCATAATTTACTGCATTCCTAGAGAAATGTTTTTGTTAGTTGATCACTTGTACAGGCACGGATTGAAAACgaaagatttatttgaatcTAGCTCACTTCACGAGTTGATAAGCATAAGAGACTGGTTGGATTTTGGGTCACTAGATCCTTTTC CTGGAAGTGTACAAGCAGCAGCTGAatctctattattatttttaacacacaCTAAAGAACCAGTTATTCCTTACGAGCACCACGATTCGTGTATCGCAGCTTCCAACAATTTTCACACTAGTAAACAG atAATTATACAGAAGTTGCCGGATTTGCACCGCAACGTTTTCATGTACATGTGCATGTTCCTGCAGGAACTGTTGAGATTTTCCTCGGAGAATGGCTTTGATGCGAAAACTTTGGCGTTGATATTCGGTGATGCCCTTTTAAGGGACAAGATTTTAAATTCGAAGCCGCAGGCTAGTCGTGGAAAGTCTAACTTCATTTACAACTTCCTCGTCAATGACTTAAGTTCTTTGGTCAACCccattaagtaa
- the LOC109599119 gene encoding mitochondrial transcription rescue factor 1, protein MFPLNLIRTVLRSNLHLNEVQSTNTIIYSHIRFKSKGQRKQQSSESETEPEEKDYLDDITDKHTKTLKVNVNSLRLDAIIKSGLGISRNKIETIFYESKIRLNGQKVLKKSVTVKEGDEIDVIKGLSVNNPNFLTVARVEVLFAAEKDENISLKIRRNKSLLIENYEDKWKPS, encoded by the coding sequence atgtttccacTAAATCTAATAAGAACTGTGCTACGCAGCAACTTGCATTTAAATGAAGTACAATCCACAAATACAATAATCTACAGTCACATTAGATTTAAGAGTAAAGGCCAAAGGAAACAGCAATCTTCTGAGTCGGAAACAGAACCTGAAGAAAAGGACTACTTGGATGATATCACAGATAAACACACcaaaacattaaaagtaaACGTAAATTCACTACGACTCGATGCTATAATTAAATCTGGTTTAGGGATATccagaaataaaatagaaacaatatTCTATGAGAGTAAAATCAGACTTAATGGCCAAAAGGTGTTGAAGAAAAGTGTCACAGTGAAAGAAGGAGATGAAATAGACGTAATTAAGGGGCTGAGTGTAAATAATCCGAATTTCCTAACTGTAGCCAGAGTGGAAGTGCTATTTGCAGCTGAAAAGGATGAAAATATCAGTTTGAAAATAAGAAGGAATAAGTCATTGTTGATAGAAAATTATGAAGACAAGTGGAAGCCTTCTTAA